The genomic window TTATTGGGCGTAAAGCGCGCGCAGGCGGCTTCTTAAGTCTGATGTGAAATCTCGGGGCTCAACCCCGAGCGGCCATTGGAAACTGGGAAGCTTGAGTGCAGAAGAGGAGAGTGGAATTCCACGTGTAGCGGTGAAATGCGTAGATATGTGGAGGAACACCAGTGGCGAAGGCGACTCTCTGGTCTGTAACTGACGCTGAGGCGCGAAAGCGTGGGGAGCAAACAGGATTAGATACCCTGGTAGTCCACGCCGTAAACGATGAGTGCTAGGTGTTAGGGGTTTCGATGCCCGTAGTGCCGAAGTAAACACATTAAGCACTCCGCCTGGGGAGTACGGCCGCAAGGCTGAAACTCAAAGGAATTGACGGGGACCCGCACAAGCAGTGGAGCATGTGGTTTAATTCGAAGCAACGCGAAGAACCTTACCAGGTCTTGACATCCTTTGACCACTCTGGAGACAGAGCTTCCCCTTCGGGGGCAAAGTGACAGGTGGTGCATGGTTGTCGTCAGCTCGTGTCGTGAGATGTTGGGTTAAGTCCCGCAACGAGCGCAACCCTTGATCTTAGTTGCCAGCATTTAGTTGGGCACTCTAAGGTGACTGCCGGTGACAAACCGGAGGAAGGTGGGGACGACGTCAAATCATCATGCCCCTTATGACCTGGGCTACACACGTGCTACAATGGATGGTACAAAGGGCAGCGAAACCGCGAGGTGGAGCCAATCCCATAAAGCCATTCTCAGTTCGGATTGTAGGCTGCAACTCGCCTACATGAAGCCGGAATTGCTAGTAATCGCGGATCAGCATGCCGCGGTGAATACGTTCCCGGGTCTTGTACACACCGCCCGTCACACCACGAGAGTTTGTAACACCCGAAGTCGGTGAGGTAACCTTTTGGAGCCAGCCGCCTAAGGTGGGACAAATGATTGGGGTGAAGTCGTAACAAGGTAGCCGTATCGGAAGGTGCGGCTGGATCACCTCCTTTCTATGGAGTTTTTACTCTAGTCGATGTATGACCTCGGGTCATATAGCGCTTTGGATCTTTTGTTCAGTTTTGGAAGAATTCCTCTTCCAATTGAAAATGCGAAGGTAATGGATACCACGCTTAGAACGCCACGTCCTGTGGCAACGCCTGGTACCTACATCCTGTAGGCATGGTTCTTTGAAAACTAAATCATAATCAATCAACTCAAATTAGTTTTGTTCATCGGTGTTACAACTGTTTGAACGAGACGTCAAGAATTCATAAACCTTTTAGGTTAACTGTTTTACAAAGAGACCCAAGTAGATCAAGGATGGGAAATGCTTGATGGAAGGAGCGTAGTTCGCTACGTAACTGACAGAAAGACAGGAACCAGACGAAGAGATACGAAGGGAATCTGAAGTAAAAATGGATAAGTTAGAAAGGGCGCACGGTGAATGCCTTGGCACTAGGAGCCGATGAAGGACGCGACGAACAGCGATATGCTTCGGGGAGCTGTAAGTAAGCTTTGATCCGGAGATTTCCGAATGGGGGAACCCACCATCCGTAATGGGATGGTACTCCTGCCTGAACACATAGGGCAGGGTGAGGCAGACCCGGGGAACTGAAACATCTAAGTACCCGGAGGAAGAGAAAGCAAATGCGATTTCCTGAGTAGCGGCGAGCGAAACGGAATCAGCCCAAACCAAGAGGCTTGCCTCTTGGGGTTGTAGGACACTCTATACGGAGTTACAAAGAAACGGAGTAGGTGAATTGTCTGGAAAGACAAGCCGAAGAAGGTAACAGCCCTGTAGCTGAAACTTCGTTTCCTCCAGAGTGGATCCTGAGTACGGCGGGACACGTGAAACCCCGTCGGAATCCGGGAGGACCATCTCCCAAGGCTAAATACTCCCTAGTGACCGATAGTGAACCAGTACCGTGAGGGAAAGGTGAAAAGCACCCCGGAAGGGGAGTGAAAGAGATCCTGAAACCGTGTGCCTACAACTAGTCAGAGCCCGTTAATGGGTGATGGCGTGCCTTTTGTAGAATGAACCGGCGAGTTACGATAACGTGCAAGGTTAAGCTGATGAGGCGGAGCCGTAGCGAAAGCGAGTCTGAATAGGGCGAGTAAGTACGTTGTCGTAGACCCGAAACCGGGTGATCTACCCATGTCCAGGGTGAAGGTCGGGTAACACCGACTGGAGGCCCGAACCCACGCATGTTGAAAAATGCGGGGATGAGGTGTGGGTAGGGGTGAAATGCCAATCGAACTCGGAAATAGCTGGTTCTCCCCGAAATAGCTTTAGGGCTAGCCTCGAGTGATGAGTTTTGGAGGTAGAGCACTGATTGGACGAGGGGTCCCCACAGGATTACCGAATTCAGTCAAACTCCGAATGCCAAAAACTTTAACTCGGGAGTCAGACTGCGAGTGCTAAGATCCGTAGTCAAGAGGGAAACAGCCCAGACCATCAGCTAAGGTCCCCAAGTATACGTTAAGTGGAAAAGGATGTGGAGTTGCTTAGACAACCAGGATGTTGGCTTAGAAGCAGCCATCATTGAAAGAGTGCGTAATAGCTCACTGGTCGAGTGACTCTGCGCCGAAAATGTACCGGGGCTAAACGTATCACCGAAGCTATGGCAATCCCAGTAGGGATTGGGTAGGGGAGCGTTCCAAGGACTGTGAAGCTAGATCGTGAGGACTAGTGGAGTGCTTGGAAGTGAGAATGCCGGTATGAGTAGCGAAAAGAGGGGTGAGAATCCCCTCCGTCGAAAGCCCAAGGTTTCCTGAGGAAGGCTCGTCCGCTCAGGGTTAGTCGGGACCTAAGCCGAGGCCGAAAGGCGTAGGCGATGGACAACAGGTTGATATTCCTGTACCACCTCGTATTTGTTTGAACGATGGGGGGACGCAGAAAGGTAGGGTGAGCGCGCCGCTGGCTGTGCGCGTCGAAGCATGCAAGGCTGGAACATAGGCAAATCCGTGTTCCGTGAAGGCTGAGCTGTGACCGTGAAGGACCCAAGGGTCCGAAATCCCTGATCCTCCGCTGCCGAGAAAAGCCTCTAGTTAGAATACAGGTGCCCGTACCGCAAACCGACACAGGTAGGCGAGAAGAGAATTCTAAGACGCTCGGGAGAACTCTCGTTAAGGAACTCGGCAAAATGACCCCGTAACTTCGGGAGAAGGGGTGCTCTATTAGGGTGTTAAAGCCCGAGAGAGCCGCAGTGAATAGATCCAAGCGACTGTTTAGCAAAAACACAGGTCTCTGCGAAGCCGTAAGGCGAAGTATAGGGGCTGACACCTGCCCGGTGCTGGAAGGTTAAGAGGAGGGGTTATCCCGTAAGGGAGAAGCTCTGAATTGAAGCCCCAGTAAACGGCGGCCGTAACTATAACGGTCCTAAGGTAGCGAAATTCCTTGTCGGGTAAGTTCCGACCCGCACGAATGGTGCAACGACTTGGATACTGTCTCAACGAGAGACCCGGTGAAATTATAGTACCTGTGAAGATGCAGGTTACCCGCGACAGGACGGAAAGACCCCATGGAGCTTTACTGTAGCTTGATAGTGAGTGTTGGTACCATTTGTACAGGATAGGTAGGAGCCTTGGAAGCCGGAGCGCTAGCTTCGGTGGAGGCGTCGGTGGGATACTACCCTGATGGTGCTGACATTCTAACCTCGACCCGTGATCCGGGTCAGGGACATTGTCAGGTGGGCAGTTTGACTGGGGCGGTCGCCTCCTAAACAGTAACGGAGGCGCCCAAAGGTTCCCTCAGAATGGTTGGAAATCATTCGTAGAGTGCAAAGGCATAAGGGAGCTTGACTGCGAGACCTACAAGTCGAGCAGGGACGAAAGTCGGGCTTAGTGATCCGGCGGTGCCGTATGGAAGGGCCGTCGCTCAACGGATAAAAGCTACCCTGGGGATAACAGGCTTATCTCCCCCAAGAGTCCACATCGACGGGGAGGTTTGGCACCTCGATGTCGGCTCGTCGCATCCTGGGGCTGAAGTAGGTCCCAAGGGTTGGGCTGTTCGCCCATTAAAGCGGCACGCGAGCTGGGTTCAGAACGTCGTGAGACAGTTCGGTCCCTATCCGTCGCGGGCGTAGGAAATTTGAGAGGAGCTGTCCTTAGTACGAGAGGACCGGGATGGACATACCGCTGGTGTACCAGTTGTTCCGCCAGGAGCATCGCTGGGTAGCTACGTATGGACGGGATAAGTGCTGAAAGCATCTAAGCATGAAGCCCCCCTCAAGATGAGATTTCCCATGGCGTAAGCCAGTAAGACCCCTTAGAGATGATGAGGTTGATAGGTCAGAAGTGGAAGTGTGGCGACACATGGAGCGGACTGATACTAATCGGTCGAGGGCTTATCCTAAATTTCTTGAGTTTGAGTAGATGATTTGATTTAGTTTTGAAAGAATCACCGATTCTTTTAACAAGAAGGATTTCATTCCTTTGACAAAGAGCAACAAGAAGATCGAGGACTAGAAGTGCTTGAAGGAAGGAGCGTACTTGCGTACATGACTGACAGAAAGACACAAATAGGACGAAGAGATTCGCCGTTGATCTGACGTCAAAATAAGTCTGGTGGCAATAGCAAAGAGGTCACACCCGTTCCCATGCCGAACACGGTCGTTAAGCTCTTTTGCGCCGATGGTAGTTGGGGGCTTCCCCCTGTGAGAGTAGGACGTTGCCAGGCTTACATATTTTTTTGCGTTCCACAGTAGCTCAGTGGTAGAGCTATCGGCTGTTAACCGATCGGTCGCAGGTTCGAATCCTGCCTGTGGAGCCATTTTTTTGCTTCCATAGCTCAGCCGGTAGAGCACCACCATGGTAAGGTGGGGGTCAGCGGTTCAAGTCCGCTTGGAAGCTTTCGTATAAGTACTGGTACATTAAGGTTTCTCCGATGATGGAGAGGCTTATTTTTTTGCGCAAAAAGAGGTTTGCAAACAAATTGCAAACCTTTATTTGATTGAAGGGGTGTTTAGATATTAGTTCATTTTTTTTAGATACCTAGTGAGTACCCAACCTTCAATATGATCCCCATCTGAATTATAAAAACTTATTTTTGTCCAATCTTTTTTTATATCTAAGACATAAACTTTGTAACCAATCTTAACTTCCCCAGAAATATGGGCTTTTTTACTTTTATAATCTCTGACAGGCATATCTAATTTAACGACCCTAATATCTTGGACTAAAGCTTTGGCAAATTCATAGCCGTGTTCATCAATTAACTGATCCATGTATTTTGAAGATACTTGTTTGGCTGCTTGATAAGGTCTTTCATCTGGACCGATACCCATAAAAGTTAGTGGATGTTTAATGTTCCAGGCTAATTTGGGCGATACTTCTGCAACAATATCGTTAATAGCATTATTACTCAATGTTGTTAAAATAATTATTAAAAAAGCAAATGGCATGGAATCAGTCTTTTTTTGTTCAATAAAAATTGAGATTTTTTTTAAGAACTCATGTATATTCTCAAAAATAGAACGTTTTTCTTTAATATTTACAGCTAACTCTTTATCGATTTTTTCAAGATAATTCTTTATAGCATAAAGAGTTTCCCTTCTGGCTAAAGGGTTCGAAGTAATAATTTGAGCAGAGTAATAAAAATCAAGATCTTTTAAATTATATTTCTTTGAAAATACATTTTCGAGAATTTGATTTGCCAATGAACTGTCTGCCATTATTTTGTTGTAGTTTATTGATGATCTCGAAATAGAAGATGAAAGAAGCCGGTTCTGATCAGCGAAGGCTCTGTGTGAGAATCCACTCAATACGTTAGTTGTCGATTCAAGGTAAGGAATTCCTGATCTTGAAAAAGAAGATGAAAGAAGCTGCTTCTGATCAACGAAGGCTCTATGTGACAATCCACTCAATACGTTAGTTGCCGATTTAAGGTAGGAAACTGTTGATCTCGAAATAGAAGGTGAAAGAAGCCGGTTCTGATCAGTGAAGGCTCTGTGTGACAATCCACTCAATACGTTAGTTGTCGATTCAAGGTAAGGAATTCCTGATCTTGAAAAAGAAGATGAAAGAAGCTGGTTCTGATCAACAAAGGCTCTATGTGAAAATCCACTCAATACATTAGTTGCCGATTTAAGGTAGGAAGCTGTTGATCTCGAAATAGAAGGTGAAAGAAGCCGGTTCTGATCAGCGAAGGCTCTGTGTGAGAATCCACTCAATACGTTAGTTGTCGATTCAAGGTAAGGAATTCCTGATCTCGATATAGAAGGTGAAAGAAGCTGGTTCTGATCAACGAAGGCTCTATGTGAAAATCCACTCAATACATTAGTTGCCGATTTAAGGTAGGAAGCTGTTGATCTCGAAATAGAAGGTGAAAGAAGCCGGTTCTGATTAGCGAAGGCTCTATGTGAGGCTCGGTTTAAATGTCTATTTTCTTGAATTAGATTGTTATAAACTCCTATTCTTTTATATCGATCATTAATCAAAGTTATTCTTTCAATTGCGGAATTTGTTAATCTAGAATTAATCATGATCTATCCTCCATAATATACTTTCAGATTTTTTAATTTATATATATACAATAATACATTCCGATAAGTAAAAGGAGATTAATTCTTAAAAAGGAAAGCATAGATATTTTTCTATGCTTTTAATTTCCTGTTGTATACAAATTCTTACTAAACATCGCTATCGCTTCTCTCTGAATGGAAGGCAACAAATGATTGTAAGTATCTAAAGTTGTTGTAATACTTGAGTGTCCTAATCTCTCCGCTACAACTTTAACCGGAATGCCTTGCAACAGCATCAACGTAGCATGTGTATGTCGTAAATCGTGAAAGCGGATCGACGGCACATTAGCATCTTCTTTAAGCTGATACCACTTTCGGTTGAGGTTACGTGGTGTTACATGTGTACCTAAGCTAGTGCAAACAACTAAATCATTATCTTTATATCCTCCTCCAGCTCGTTCTTTCTCAAAATCTACTCGTTCTTTACGTTTCTGTAATTCAGTAATAGTTACTTCATCTAAATCAATCGTACGATTAAAACTAGCTTTAGTTTTACCATCTGAAGCCCCGTATGGTGTGTGGGTGACAACAGTTCTTAGTAAACTATTTTTAAAGTCCACATCCTTCCAACGAAGACCAAGCACCTCACTACGCCGCATACCTGTCATAGCTGCTAAATGAAAAGCAATATATAAGGGATCGTGTTTACTAGAATTGAGAAATTGTAAAAGCTGTTTTTCATCCCAAACATGAATTTCTTTTCGTTCAATTCGTGCAGTTTTTAAGCCAGCTGCGACGTTCTTTCCAACGATTCCATCTTCTACAGCTTCTGACAAAGCAGAACTAATAACGGTATGAACTTTTTTAATAGTAGCGGGAGCTAATCCAAGATCGTTCTCTAAATAAGAAAAGAATGTCTTTAGATGAAGTCTATTGAGCTTTTCCAACTTGTAATTCCCAAGCTTAGGTATGATGTGGATACGAAGGTGGGTTTTATAAACTTGGAAGGTGGAGGCTTTTAATCTACTCCGTTTGTTTAAAATCCACTTTTCTAAATAAGCAGCGAAAGACTCTTTAGAGGGTTCAATAAAATTTCCCGTGTTAATCTCATTAAGTATACGGGGCATGTCTTTTTGTGCTGCTTTCTTTGTATCGTAGCCTGAAAACCACTTTTGACGTCTTTCATTATTATGATCTCTCTCCAAATCTACAACGATTACATATTTATTTCCTCGTTTACGTATATGTCCTTTCATCTTAAGACCTCCGTTATCTGTTATTTACAGAGTTAAGTGCAGTACATCTTCTAAATCTGCAACTTGAATGACGAAATTATCAACCTCTGTTGAATCAACGCCGTGTAAATTCAAGCGATGTTCTACATTAGTTAAGTTAATTCCAAATACATTCTCAGTGGTCGTTAAAAGTAAATCATCTATTAAAATGGTCACATTCATAGCATCTGGATCAAACTCTTCTGCTGGATGCATGTTAAAAGGGGCTTGTACAGTTATTATAAGAGTTTGCTCTTCCCAGTCGATAAATTGATCACGCACATTTAGAACGAGCCATATAGGGGCTTTCTTACCTTCATGATAGTCGTAGTATACTTTGTATGAAATCATTGTCTAGTCATCTCCTTCTTCTGTTTTTGGAAAAGTGCTTTTTCCACTAATGGTCTGGCATGAATGGGGATGTCTTTCTTAACAACATATTTATAAGAATTTGGGGTAGGTTGCTCTCGTATGATGTCATTAAATTTTTGTAGTTAATCAGCACCACGTATT from Shouchella hunanensis includes these protein-coding regions:
- a CDS encoding tyrosine-type recombinase/integrase, translating into MKGHIRKRGNKYVIVVDLERDHNNERRQKWFSGYDTKKAAQKDMPRILNEINTGNFIEPSKESFAAYLEKWILNKRSRLKASTFQVYKTHLRIHIIPKLGNYKLEKLNRLHLKTFFSYLENDLGLAPATIKKVHTVISSALSEAVEDGIVGKNVAAGLKTARIERKEIHVWDEKQLLQFLNSSKHDPLYIAFHLAAMTGMRRSEVLGLRWKDVDFKNSLLRTVVTHTPYGASDGKTKASFNRTIDLDEVTITELQKRKERVDFEKERAGGGYKDNDLVVCTSLGTHVTPRNLNRKWYQLKEDANVPSIRFHDLRHTHATLMLLQGIPVKVVAERLGHSSITTTLDTYNHLLPSIQREAIAMFSKNLYTTGN